A segment of the Manihot esculenta cultivar AM560-2 chromosome 13, M.esculenta_v8, whole genome shotgun sequence genome:
aaaaagaaatcaatttttttttcaatataatatattagGGTTAGGGTATCTAGAATACTAGGATAGTCTGTCAACAATTAGCATTCCACATGCAAAAACAGTAAATTTGTAtagttttaaatggaaatttaTAGAATATGCTTAACCTAAATAAAGAATATGTGTTAcattcacacatgcacataatCAACTTTGTCTGGCATGATACAACTCAGTAATCCAAATTCTATATCTTCAAAAACTTGAAGGCCACAACTGGGAAGAACTACAACTAATGTGGAGGACAACTTGGTATACTATATTTACTTATGTATCTTACTATGTCCCACCATTCAGATTTCCAACACTTTGTGTCTTGGTTTTTTCTTCTTAATTGTTCCTTAATTCTCAGTTCCCATAGATTTTTAATGTTTTGCAGTCACGAGACTAGCTGCCTTTTCCTTTgtttttcttgaatttttttaagaagCAAAAGGTAATCTCCTGCCAACCAGAAGCCTCCAGTGTGCAGTGCTTGCAGCTTTAGCTCTCTGAGTTTCTAGCGGCCAGAAACTACATACCCCTTCGAATAGTTGTTTCGGTTTTAATATATTCCACTAATCTAAGAAAGATGCTTCAACATGGGCTGTGCTTGAAATTTTCTATGAGTTGGAGCTCttgtatgtatttttttaaactcaTGTTAGAATCAATGAAGTGAAAGACTTTTCAGCTGGGATTCAGGAAAAAGATATTGGGCAGCTTttcttttccaaaaaaaaaaaacaaagaaaaagaaatgaagaAAGTCATGTATATAGCAAATTAAGAAATTGGATGAATGTGGCCACACAAGTGGAAATGATTCATGCATGTAATGTATTAAGACAACATTTGATGTGGTATTTCATTACAACATATCTAGACCTAGGATAAAATCTAGAAAATCCTTGCCTACATTATGAGTATTTTACCAAATTAATGAGTGCCAAATATGAATGAgagtatatatattatttataatatatgaaaatCATTATTTAATAGAGTGTTTTTACGATCAAAACTATTTGGTATGATCATTTGGTGCAGTGCTTGTAGTGTAGGTAACACTTGCCCAAAAGGCtacaaactaaaaaaaatttaagaagctTGTTTCATGAAAATAActcgtaaaaaatattttttaaaaaatttaatgagataacttatttttctttatttaattttaatttaaaaaataaaatttattaaaaaatttatatataaatacattaataaaaatatcattatttcctaaataaaaaataaaaatgtcaatatataaaaaattactttttttaagagaaagttaatttacttaaaatgacttattgaaaaatattttccatttaCTAAATTTTTTGAGTGCTCGGAATGTAAGAAAATAcgaaaaaagtatttttttaaaaatattttatgtgaaacaaatgaattttaaaaaaatttactatttaatttctataatataaaaaaattcattggtTGATCactttgtttttaaaaatatattaaaatatttttaaaatattaaaattagttttatCCCTTAATCTGCTTATTATTAATTCATCTTTTAGTTtagtaaaaatatcaaaatcccTCCACATTGAGGGTGATTTAgactttttattataattttagtagctaaaaataataaagtaactAATAAGTagactttaaaaattttagagatattttaatatattttttaaaattatgagtcAAACTAGTGAGTttccaattaaataataattttttaaaaaattatataaatttaatttattatatcatttatatataataataataataaattctcttatatcaataattaattatacttGAAGCAGAAATAATGTGAAAGATGGTATTTGTCTACTCTACAGACTCCCTCTTTTAAGAGTTGTATAAATTCCATGACCAATTTTATCTCACCCGACATTTAAGGTGGGATAGATCCTAATGCTTTgggctctttcaattctttacGTGACGGAGTTAGAGCCATTAATGGTCATGGTTTCTAAGGATGGACATGGACGTAGGTATTTCAGGTCCAAATATCTGAAGCAAACTGGGCTGAATAGTTTCTTCAACAGGATTTATTGAGAAACTGTTGCAAGCTCCTCTGGGCCTCAGAATCATTATCCATGCCGAGGTTCTTATCTTTCGCTCTTTATTGTCTACGCTCTTTCCCTCCAGAAAGGAAAATGCTTATTGTCTACGCAGTGTTTCATTGAAAATTATTTCGATGGGTAAGTTTTGTAGACATTCGAGTGAATATGATATTCCTCTATCTCAGCATATTTGTTCAAGTATAGCAGCTGCTGACAATTTGATCATACAATACTGGCATATTTTACATTGTTCACTCAGCAAAAGAAGATAGATAATGCTGCGAAATTTCTCACATCTTTCTTGAAATTAATTAACTGACATGTACATTTTGTCCATATGATCGACAAGGAGatgattgagaaaaagaaaagtttcgGGTCAACGGAGAGTTGTCATAGAAAGGCAAAAAACAAAACTGTCAGCTTGGTTATCGCCTAGATAACCCCGCAACAAACTGGAGTTCTTCACGGAAGCCTTTGGAGGCAATTAGTTTGCGGCAGTATTCACAGCAACCAGACCCCTTGAAAGTTGCAAGCTTAAGAACCTCTGCAACAAATTAGTTGAAGCAGTATTCACAGCACCATTCCACGTGTTAGCAGACTTGGACAATTTTAATAGTCAGCTTTGAGAAAATTCTCATACTCTGTGCCTGCTAGTGTCTTGTTGACATCTTCCCAGTTCTCAATATGATCGGATAATGGACCTTTATGTATTTTTACCTGTCGACTCGTTAATTCCATATATGGAAGCCCCAGAAATTCTTGAACATCCTTTAGTTTCTGCAGCATGTAAGAAAATGTAAATTGGAAACTTGCAGTTCAGAATCATTATCAACATACACAACTTCATGAAACCTAGAAAAGCACGATTATTGCTCAGCAAATATGAAAATAATGCAGAATGTGATTAGGTCATTGAGTTGTTATTTTTTTTGTCGTTAAAAGCTATAATTCTTGAAGTGACAATTTCTTCAGGATTTCATGAGAGATACTCATAATAACTTACCGTGCAGTTTTTTACCAGATCTTCATAGTACAAAACAATATGGCGTGTGCTGTTGAAGTATTCTAAAGCCCTGGCAGCCattatctccatcttctttaGATCAGCTACTAACAATGTGGAATTGATTGTAGGCTTGTATTTTGAAAGGGCTTCAGCCTGAAACAAATTATGACGAAAAGTTCAAGATCATATGTGTAAATGAAAGAGTAAGAGAGTTGAGAGGAATGATGGGAAATACTGACCTCTTCTGCTGAATGAACATGAGACTTGTGCGTTCCATTCAATAACTTAGCATGTCGATCATAGGAATTAGAAAGAACTGAAACCATCCGGCGCAGTAGGTTTCTTCGGAGCAAAAATAGTGCAGATACACCCCTAGCATTGAAGTATTCTACAACAGCTTCATGGTTCTCAATCAATCCCTGCATAAGCCATAAGAGGTGGTGTCTTAGCCTCTTTCCCAGTATAACAAAAGAATTTATACGGATAATCCTGCAAAGCCCCCATAATAGACCACAAACAGAAGTTTCTTCTACCTGACATTCTATTTATCCTGCATAAGGTTACTCAAGTTCCTTATATACCCTACCAATTCCCTCCCACCCTAAGGAAGgactttttttcaaaaaaaaattgacaTTAAGTTGAAGCCATTAGGACAGCACAAAGAAAAATACTTTAGAAAACAACATTCAGCCACTAATAGGCTGTGCCCATAAGACAATGTTTACCCAAACGAAGCAATAAAAATTTCCTGCTTTTCAATTagttaataatgaaaaaaaaattaacaatactTTTTGTTCAATGCTACACATGAGATCTAACCTCAAAAATTAAATGCTACCCATGAGGGAATTGGCAGTAGTGACGCTGCCAACTTATACCCTCCATTTGGAATCAAGGATTTTGTaggaattcaattcaattgatttttcttttttataaagaTTTTCTTGTTTGAAGTTcagaattcaattttttttttttaactttaaaaaaaattgttctaAAAAAAGTTCAAATCTTGCATAATTTTGCaagaattcatttaaattttttttcttacaaaCTGAATCAATACCAAATGAAGGGATAGTGACCTTTGTCGCTAAAAATACCAAGTGGTCTTGCAGGGCCCTCCCTATAACAACCACAAACCCATAGACAAGACAAGAAGCCTGAAAATCTCACTATATCCAAAAATCATTTTTTCTTTCCAGATTCTGCCTAGTATGACACATTGTATGGATTAAGAACAGTTGGAAGCGGCAGAGAATCCCTACCAGGAATCAGCTGATACCCATGAACCAATATTGGAGTCAAAATACAAAGAGATGACAATCCTCCTAATgaaaacaatatataaaaactGCTACTCATATGTTTTGATGAGCATAGCTTATTGTAAAGCAATGCCTTTCAGTTGAAACAAGAGGCCAAGTTTCAACAGAGATTTTCACAGTTTAGCAAAGAGATTCACAAGTGTTACATGAAAATGAACCACTGTACCAGTTGTCTCTAAATCTCAGTCTTATTGGTCTCATTGTTACCAGAAACAAGGTGCAACTATATATAACAAAAAGATGAACCTGGCAATACGCCTCTATCAACTACAACAAATTGGACATAAATATGACCACAATAAAAACAATATTCAGTCGTTTATGGGAGTGACTTTGTCTATTTAAgagtgaaaaagaaagagacaACTGTCTACTTAgctcatatttaaaattcatgggCAAAAAgaaacttatttttaatttatttgaaactAAAATTGTTTTCTAAGTGCAAATAGCACCCTTTTAACGGAATCACTAGGATGCTTTGATTTCATACTCAGGATATTTGGGGAAAATCTAGTAAATCCATCATTTCACCTCCAATGCCATAAATCCTTTAGTAGCCACAAAGCTGAAAAGTTCAAATAAAAATGTAATCATATTTAGCCTTCATTGGAATATTTCAGTTACCTGATTAAGCATCCACTTGAAGCCAACTGCAGCTGAACATTCATTCTTAGAAGCACTAGTGAACCAATCCAAATTGTATAGTTTGTCAAGAGTCTTTATAATTGATGAAGCATTTCTCCTCCTATCCAAAACAGAGAATATTTCTCCATTTGAGCTTACATTGACATGACTATTTAACAATGTCTCAAACCATCCACTCCCTGATCTTTGCATTGATAGTATTGCAAAGTATCTGACAGGATTATGCACACATTCAGCCCTGAAAGTACACAAAATCACTACTCAATCCCAATCAGAGTCAAGTCCAAATTCAAAAACAAAACAGAAATTGTGAATACCTGCTAAAAGTTTCAGGATGTGGGAAATGCATAATAGGAATTCTCATTTGTGTTGGTGGGTTGTCAGAAAATGGCCTCTCAATGACTTGAATATCTTCAATCTTAATTTTACTATGGGTACTTATCTGCTTCAAACACACTGAGCAGATAAAAACACCACAGACCATGGCAAATACTAGAACAATCATCCTTAACAAAATGGGAGATTTCTTAGGAGGTTTTATGATTATAGTATCCTGTAAAACACGAGAAATAGCCATGTTATTCACAGAAAGGAAAGAGGGGGGTGGGGAAGAAGCTTgccaaataaatttaagaagaaATTTAGgaaagaaaactgaaaatgCATTATCTAAGTGGACAATTAAAGAAGTAGAGTCTCCTTATAGAAGTCCAGCAACTATAAACCCAGAACCACAGTGCACCACCAGGGACcaggaagaaagaaaaaaccATAGAGCCTGGAATTTATAGAGGGAAACAAATACATAGGGGATTTAGGAAGAATAAGCTAGAAATCAGCTCAGGAATCTAATGGACAACAGAATAGAACCCAGATCAGAATAGGCAAAGCGCTGCACAAAGCATTGTTCTGTACACCCCCTTGACCTTATCTTCCATAACCCATCAATCTACCACAAAACTGGAACAAcagttgaagaaaaaaaaaaaaagctttttcTGCAGTAAAACTACAAGCGGCAGATAAGGAAAAAATCATTATCCAAGcccagataaaaaaaatttccaatCTTCCAAgagaaaaaccgaaaaaacacaacaaagaagaaagaaagaataagCACCTTGCTGAACCAACAGATATATTCAGCCATTGCAACGCTTCCAGGAGCTAGAGAGAAGAACACAGAAGAACAA
Coding sequences within it:
- the LOC110629496 gene encoding uncharacterized protein LOC110629496 isoform X1, with translation MAEYICWFSKDTIIIKPPKKSPILLRMIVLVFAMVCGVFICSVCLKQISTHSKIKIEDIQVIERPFSDNPPTQMRIPIMHFPHPETFSRAECVHNPVRYFAILSMQRSGSGWFETLLNSHVNVSSNGEIFSVLDRRRNASSIIKTLDKLYNLDWFTSASKNECSAAVGFKWMLNQGLIENHEAVVEYFNARGVSALFLLRRNLLRRMVSVLSNSYDRHAKLLNGTHKSHVHSAEEAEALSKYKPTINSTLLVADLKKMEIMAARALEYFNSTRHIVLYYEDLVKNCTKLKDVQEFLGLPYMELTSRQVKIHKGPLSDHIENWEDVNKTLAGTEYENFLKADY
- the LOC110629496 gene encoding uncharacterized protein LOC110629496 isoform X2, with the translated sequence MAISRVLQDTIIIKPPKKSPILLRMIVLVFAMVCGVFICSVCLKQISTHSKIKIEDIQVIERPFSDNPPTQMRIPIMHFPHPETFSRAECVHNPVRYFAILSMQRSGSGWFETLLNSHVNVSSNGEIFSVLDRRRNASSIIKTLDKLYNLDWFTSASKNECSAAVGFKWMLNQGLIENHEAVVEYFNARGVSALFLLRRNLLRRMVSVLSNSYDRHAKLLNGTHKSHVHSAEEAEALSKYKPTINSTLLVADLKKMEIMAARALEYFNSTRHIVLYYEDLVKNCTKLKDVQEFLGLPYMELTSRQVKIHKGPLSDHIENWEDVNKTLAGTEYENFLKADY